The Astyanax mexicanus isolate ESR-SI-001 chromosome 18, AstMex3_surface, whole genome shotgun sequence DNA window TTTTTAGATCATTATAGCGCTTTAGAGAACATTTTAAGGCTTTATAGCACGTTTAATGTCCTTATAAATGTTTTAAGACCTTTATAGAACATTGTAGATCATACAATGTAAAATTAGTTGTTAAATTAGTgtctaaacaaataaataaacaaacaaatgtccCTGATAGCAAAAGGACGATAAGTCATTGAAAATTGATTTCTTTTAGGCTGATTCAACAGTGATTCAATGTTATATTTTTATgtgttgttttattaaatatgtattttgatTGTATTTCTATGCAGTGTAAAAAGggtcatttaaataataattattaatattacttttagtGTGAATCACCTTTGACCTCTAAGTTTTTTGAGTGTAGATTTAGATTCAGAGCCCCAATCAttctaaacatttaaatgaacgttgattcaatggtagaatttaaatattaaccGATATGCCTATGAGGCAATGTTATATAAAGGTTATTTTTACACTTGTTTTCCCCATCAACCTTAGAAAGATTCAATGcaacaaaagaaaacagaaaacaaaaacgtTTAAAAAACGTTGTATGGTATCAGGGGTTGCACTGTCACGCGCCTCCTAGGCGTAAGCGGCAGTAGTCCTGGTGTAAGCAGGGTGTCATGTGATAGTGTATCCGTTAGCAGCCAAGAGCAGACACACACAGCTCCAATCCGGATTCTTCACTTTTAAAACGCTTTGAAACGGTTCGGATCCGGTTCTACAGCCCCTGCAGGAGAAGCTGGAGACACACTGAGCCCATGGGGTGCTGTTACAGCAGCGAGACGGAGACCAACGACCAGGTGAGGGAGCAGCTAGCTGGAGACATAGCTTAGCTTAGATAGCTGGCTAacatgctaacaggctaacaacAGACGCTCCTGACCTCAATTATCAAGTTTATTAAAGAGTGTAAAAGATTAATGAGCGATTTATAGGAGGGTTAGAGAGATTATACACGAGTTCTGTGCATTTGGTTGAGCTGTGAGGTTAAATCTGGTAGTTTAGAGGggtgctagttagcttagctaaggtGAAATAACCTGGGATAGGTTAGCCTAGGTAGTTTGAGCAGGATGAGGTGTGCTGCCAAAATTAGTAAATAGCTAAATATCTATAGTTAGTACGGAGCCCTAGATGGGACATTGTCTATTTAAGTTAGGTTAAAAAAATTGGTGAGCACTAGATAATAAGTGGTGGGCACTAGATAATAAGAAGCACAGCACAACGTAGCAGTCTGTGAAGTTATGTAGTTAGCTACAGACCAAGgaacatagtatctggtgctcgcCACTTAGTGTACACTTAGTAtatttggtgctcaccacttagtgtATATGGTGCCCACTACTTAGTAACTGGTGCTTTTGTAGAGAGAGTTTTTTGAGGTTCAGACTTCACTTGTAGTACATTGTCCTCCATTAAACCAGGAGTTtagtcattaataaaaaaaaaacacattttgtctgtaaaaaatctacaaaaaaaacgaGTCCTCAAGTCAGTCCTGCtggagaagagagggagagggagattttcagagaaaacactgcactgactttggacttgatataacacagtggatcaacaccaacagatgacatgcctttccaaaccatcactgatcatcagtaaattttaaatttcatttggaaatcaagggaccagagtctggaagaagagtggagagacacacagtctcaTCTCATCggctggtgttgatccattgtGTTATGCCAAATCCAAATACAGTGCAAAGTGTTCCCGGAAAAACTACCAGCtcttcattcttccctctgctgacaacttttataaagatacatatttaattttccagcaggacttggcacactgcccacactgccaaaagtaccaattggtctcatataatattcaaattttctaagacactgatttttgggttgtcATTCGCTGCacgccataatcaacaataaaagaaaaaacgcttaaaatagacaattctgtgtgtaatatgtgtatataatgagtttaacatttttaactgcattactaaaataaagtaacttttcaatgatattctatttttttgacaTTCACTAGTATAGGTATTTAGTAAAATAGCTAGTGTCCAGTAATGCAGATATACAGATTGATATATTTAGTAAGgtgtataaaataaaagaaacagctGTATGTGCACTGTAAATGTGCTTTACATCATCAGATGATGCTTAAATGTGAAGCGCTTTCATATTCGAGGactacagttgcaaaaaaagtaTGTGACACCTTTGGGATTACATGgctttctgcataaattggtcattaaatctGTTCTgctcttcatctaagtcacaacaagaGACGAACGCAGTCTGCTTAAATGGTTTTGGATTCACACAaatttataatcaacattgttaATATAGAGTAATCATTCCAGCCCTTCTTTTTGACCAGGCTATAAACAAGAAGTGGAAAAAAAGTGTCAGGTTTAGTCACAGTAGGAGtgcgtatgagtgtgtgtgtctctgtctgtctaagTAAGACAATAATGACCACGAGATGCATGGTTCTGCAGGGTTCTGCTCCTCTGCTCTGTATCAAAGTTCAGCTATAGATAGCCTGGGCTGTGGTTTACCTGCCAGAAAGTGGGGCATGTTTGGGGAGGAGGAGGTCTGGGTGTGGGGAAGTGTGCTGGAATGTCTGGTGAAGTAACAGGTGCCCTGGTGCAATTCAGTAACGGCTGAAGGAAGTGCGGAAGAGTTCTCTCTTAACAATTCTTTTGTGTTACTTGGGTGGTTGTGATTTCTGTAGGGATGTCAAATATCATATCTTTCACGATAAAGCGATTAAGAAAATTCACATTTTGATCAtagagctgttctgtcttaaaagcagtctattttgtattgtataattgtttatgctTGCAATTATATGCATGCACAAAAAAGTCTGCACCTGACTATTGTCTTAGATTTTTATTactttacaattatttttatggtacgtttcattattttacatttattatattgtttacaaaatagagaaaagcttacagatttctttgtgtATTGAATGTTTAAAGGTGTTATATTTAtgcaaaataaaactaaaagatataatttgttgcagtagtatgtcTTGAAATATGTTGAATATGTTTCTGTGTTTTGTCTGTCATAATGTCAAGAATATCGTTGTTGCAAAATGCGATAttttgaattgtaacccctgtatcttGCTAGGGAGTGTTTTTAAGGgttgttaatgttttaatatgtttGTTTGTAGATTTGCAAGGGTGGCTGCTGTGATATCTCTGATAGTTGCTGGTATTCAGCTATTTAATTGTGTTCTAAACAGTTTCTGTAATAGTTCAGGATTGTTTAAAATGGCCAGAATCAGCCACAATTTGCAGATTTCTTGACAATCCATTTTAATCAGGTGTGCTTGAACAGGAAAAGCACAAACTATTTAGGACTTGGATTGCCTGTTCCTgttgtaagtggttgctatggtatctcccATTATTGCTGTGGTTTGCTAACAGGTCATTATTCCGTTCTGGGCTGATTTTTATTCTGTTGCTTGGCAGTTTCTAAGTTGTTTCTAGATGTTTGTTGCAATGTTGTTGAGCGCTTGCTGTGGTACTATTTCTTAGAGTTACTTGGGGTTTACTAGGGTGTTTCTGTTCTGCTTAACATCCAAGTTGTTGGTTTCTACGTGGTTGATGTGGTATTGCAGATTGTTTGGTTTTACTGTGGTCGGTTAGTGTTTctgtggttactgtggtatctagAGTAGTTCCTATGTATAAACTATAAGATTGCTAAGTTATTTCAGGTAGTAAGTGGTATAGATGCTGTGTGAGGTGAAGGAGAAGGAAGAGGTTTTAATGTTCTCTGCTGTACTATCGATTTAATgttgtctgtttctctctgacAGGAAGGGGATGAGAACAAGCCTCTGATTCCGCGTCCCAACCCAGACAGTAAACCGCCCAATGGGACAGAACGAACCCCACCAGGGCTGTCCTCCACACGCACTGATGAACAGGCCCTGCTCACCTCCATCCTCACCAAGACCGCCATgtaaatatgcacacacacacacagggccctatcatacacccacGTGCAAGGTCTTGCACCCGTGCCGTTAAAATAacttcagagtttaggaataaatttacactgatggACTGATGGTCTAGAAATGAGGGGTGTTCAGGAAAATTTATGCCGTGTTGCTTTTTTTGGctctggaaaacacaggtgctccactgactgaaattaacctagacacaATCATCAGAGTCCGTTCCTGTAGGTGCGCCCAGTGCTCGTACACCCCCACTCtttaaacacacacgcacacacacacacacacacatacagatgcaCTGCAGAGCGAAAATCCAACTTTTAACTtgacagtaaacagaataaagaataaaataacattgctgttcccttaaatgagatgCATCACAACCATTACATACGAACGtgacaaagtcagagcacacctgcctcctTAAGGGGATGACAACTGGaacagtgattggtttatttcactttactaAAACCCACCCATAATTAATTAGGCACCCACAATCACGATACCAGACACAAAGAGAGGCCCTAAATCCATATATACAATTGACTAGTGCGaaatagatctctaaaatagggcccattttCTTAGTATGCACAAACAACATTGacaatttatttattcacttcatatctctctctctctctctctctctctctctctctatttgtattTCTGTAATCAGGAACATTATAGATGTATCGGCTGCAGATTCTCAGGGTATGGAGCAGCATGAGTACATGGACAAAGCCAGACAGTACAGGTGAGTAAAAAACATCATAAACCCAACAAAGCTCACCGTAATAGTATTCAACACTGTCTAGGGCACTGCTGTTTGGGATGTGTTTTCATGGCATGGGGTGAGCCTCTGGTGCATGCTACATTTCACATGGACTTCATGTACCTCCACAATGATGGAATTTTACAGCAGTACAATGCATTAGCATGAGCATTCTCTGCTGTGTGTTATACCATGCATGTTTATACTAGATCTTGTCCCGTGGCTTTTACCATGTCTGTCCGATTAATTACAGTGAAGTTTGATGTGCTACTTTGGACTAAAATCTGTTTGCTGTATGTGTGTTTCAGCACTAAACTGGCAGTATTGAGCAGTACTCTATCTCAGAAGAAGCCGGCCCCTCTGCCCTCTCTCACAAGCCAGCCTCACCAAGTGCTCGCCAGTGACCTGGTGCCCTATTCCGACGTCCAGCAGGTACAGCACTCAGACTCAACAGGCTAACACAAATACTGCagtttacactgcaaaaaaaaaaaaaacttaactttttCTGATAATAATTTTTGTCTCATTAAGCACTATGTAAGTGtaatatttttgcttattttaggaataaatattttaatcagtcttacttagtattttaatcttattttaaattatttgaactcagaataatacaaaactattattgTTTTTCAGATTCTtttgtccaaataaaaaaaaaaatcagtgatttttgcttaatttaattgtatttttatagtACAAAACATTATAAGtcttagattattttgcttattttaggatcAATGTCTCAAAGATTTACCTAATTTTTAGtaattttaactaaaaataagcacaaaagtcAGTAGACTCCgaaaagttattctgattcttgtgtccaaatttaagccaaaaagaatcagggatttttgcttgatttaagttttactttactcatttttacAAAAGATTTTTGCTGATTCTTGCTTAGTCCACACAACTCTTTGTGTAGGAGCTACTATTTATGCCCTCGTGCACTAAATAGGGAGCAGGGAGGCGTTTGAGATGCAGCCTCAAGTGGATGAGTTAATGTTTGCCATTTGTGCTATTGTTATAATGCACTGCACCGATGCAGTTTCCATTTGGACACCTCTACCGGATAAAGACACAGAAAGGGCACTATATAATGAATGGGGCACAATTTTGAAGACAGCTATTGTCATGTGACCCACGTTAAAATTTCCCTCTCTCCCTAGGTGTCGAAGATAGCAGCATACGCTTACAGCGCCATCTCCCAAATCAAGGTGGACGCCAAAGAAGATCTTGTGGTGCAGTTTGCAATTCCGTGATTCAAATCATCCCTTACCCCAGccccccttctttctctctttctctcttacccactctctctttctttctatcttaaCCTCCCACCACCCTAAAAGCTAACCCAGCCAGCAGGAGATGAGCCCGCCTCTTTGCTGACCCTCGCCCAATCAGACGCACAGTTTCTCCAGAGACCTCCCCCTGCAGGAATGCCCTGCTTCATATGCGCTTTTGGACTGTCCGACAGTGAGTTACGATCACCTGGCCGGATGAGCTGCATGCTAACAGATCATCTGGCCTCACCTCACCCTCAAATCCGGATCATAATAAACGCTTCGTGTTGTGTTCTGCTGGGAACACCCTGCCGGTTGTTTGTGTTTATGATGGGTGCGGTTCTGCGTTCTTGTCTAGACTGATGAAATCTGCCTTGGAGGTCCAGTCTGtgctttcactgctcagactctTCATAAAAATGCTTGAGCTTTTGTTTTGCCCCTCAACCCTGGCATGTCTGgtctccaaacttttaactgctgCATTAATTTAAGGTTAATATAACCGCAAAATGCCCCAACATTTATTCTAGCTCACACCCACAATCAGTTTAAGACTGTAAAAGTTTCCAGCTACACAGCGAtagctttgtttgttttaaaaaaaactcacactGGCACTTATGGTAACAACATCAGCAGGTCTCCGAGACCTTACAGAAGACCTGGATTCTGATTTAGGTGACTGTTGATTTTTAGCGTTTTCAGCCTTAATTAGCACACGTAGATCTGAACTATAGAAGCAGCGTTTTGAGACCCAGCATGTTTTGGTTGATGGACTAGAGCCAGAGTCCAAGGAAAATTGTGTATTTCTTTGGATTTTTTGGGAAACTAGTCCTTTCAGCTAGTGGTTTAATGAGGGGCATGTTCCTCCAGCACAGAGTGTATAAACAGATCCCAACTGAAAGCTGTAAGGGTTAAAGGTCCTGCGGTCAGACAGACCGGTAGATTGTTGCTTGGTTGTGAACACTACGTCGCTCACATGATctcaaattattttgtttttttgtttgtttttcgttgttttgttttttattcacacaATTACTATTGATCAGTTGAGACAAAAGCAGGATTGCTGTGTCTCAAATATTCACTCACACGAGCTTAAGCACCAGTATGTATTTATTCTGACTGGCAGGACCTTTATTATTGATCACCTCAAAAATATCACCATATTTCTCAAAATACCGCCCTGCACTGCAGTGGAACTCCagtaaggaggagagagagaaatagaaagaatgTGTGATGCTCGCTTGACCATTTAAGGATGGAGGGCAGTGCTTTTGGAGAGGGGGGGAGGTATCTAAATTATTTTGCTTcgtttttattggtctgttcatcatgaCATTATGAGTTGCTGATGTTTACAAACAGAgtttaatatcattttaaaaaggcCTGTCGTTTTACTTGGCCTCTGGAT harbors:
- the lamtor1 gene encoding ragulator complex protein LAMTOR1 — protein: MGCCYSSETETNDQEGDENKPLIPRPNPDSKPPNGTERTPPGLSSTRTDEQALLTSILTKTAMNIIDVSAADSQGMEQHEYMDKARQYSTKLAVLSSTLSQKKPAPLPSLTSQPHQVLASDLVPYSDVQQVSKIAAYAYSAISQIKVDAKEDLVVQFAIP